The following proteins are co-located in the Betaproteobacteria bacterium genome:
- a CDS encoding diguanylate cyclase, translating into MIMKQDIRDPAAGKETYPVPLNELSRIQALAELDVFDTVTDEAFEALVRLAARVCETPYAMISLVDRDRQWSITRLGLALQETPRSTAFCTHAILGRELFVVDDAHADRRFANNPLVTGDAGIRFYAGMPLVISGGLALGTLSVMDRVPRRFDSRQIESLRDFAGIAGTLLKNRKSAAEFVQSGLKLDDVFEEIIVLCPDSRRIEYANEGALTNLGYRLDELQRLTLDCIGPEYPMDKLEALGKNALLGDRSPVIFEAVQSRKDGSTYPVEVRATMSSSPVSSRIILLANDIFTRKWGEATLRRRDSIGHDWPDPSNRQSVDSSLKGAMQRVRRHGGSLALVMLEIGGLTDIRHTHGQQVADLAMADVARRLIIGTATKDLVMHLGGDEFAILIEEVTDATVVPGLAAGIRRSLRRSFVSGKSEIALSTSIGAVYFAGGNEDAAALLSRAAAAVNIGFQDGTHEHVMPLSGQGPSRRSVDGCSR; encoded by the coding sequence ATGATCATGAAACAGGATATCCGTGATCCCGCCGCGGGCAAGGAGACTTACCCTGTCCCATTGAATGAGCTTTCGCGCATCCAGGCGCTGGCAGAACTGGACGTGTTCGACACCGTTACCGATGAGGCGTTCGAGGCATTGGTCAGGCTGGCCGCACGCGTTTGCGAAACACCATACGCCATGATTTCCCTTGTGGACCGCGACCGGCAGTGGTCGATCACGCGTCTTGGCCTTGCATTGCAGGAAACGCCGCGCAGTACGGCTTTTTGCACCCATGCCATTCTCGGTCGCGAACTGTTCGTGGTTGACGACGCCCACGCTGATCGGCGATTTGCGAACAATCCGCTGGTCACCGGCGATGCCGGCATCCGGTTCTATGCCGGTATGCCGTTGGTGATTTCGGGTGGATTGGCTCTCGGCACTTTGTCTGTCATGGATCGCGTGCCCCGCCGGTTCGATTCCCGGCAAATCGAATCCCTGCGGGATTTCGCAGGCATTGCCGGCACGCTGTTGAAAAACCGCAAGTCCGCGGCTGAGTTCGTGCAATCAGGGTTGAAGCTGGATGATGTTTTCGAGGAAATCATTGTCCTTTGTCCGGATTCACGGCGCATCGAATATGCGAACGAAGGCGCGTTGACGAATCTGGGTTATCGGCTGGATGAACTGCAGCGACTGACGCTTGATTGCATTGGTCCTGAATACCCAATGGACAAACTCGAGGCGCTGGGCAAAAACGCGCTATTGGGAGATCGTTCGCCGGTGATCTTTGAGGCCGTGCAAAGCCGCAAGGACGGCAGTACCTATCCGGTCGAAGTGCGCGCCACCATGTCTTCCAGCCCGGTTTCGTCGAGGATCATACTGCTCGCCAATGACATCTTCACCCGTAAATGGGGTGAAGCAACATTGCGCAGGCGAGACAGCATCGGTCATGACTGGCCAGATCCGTCCAACCGGCAAAGTGTTGATTCAAGCCTGAAAGGCGCAATGCAGCGCGTGCGCCGCCATGGCGGCTCGCTCGCGCTGGTCATGCTCGAAATCGGCGGACTGACGGATATCCGGCATACGCACGGGCAGCAGGTGGCTGACCTGGCCATGGCGGATGTTGCACGCCGACTGATCATCGGTACGGCGACAAAAGATCTGGTCATGCATCTGGGCGGCGATGAATTTGCCATCCTCATCGAGGAGGTGACAGATGCAACCGTTGTCCCTGGACTGGCCGCCGGCATTCGTCGAAGCCTGCGGCGTTCCTTTGTTTCGGGGAAGAGCGAAATTGCACTATCGACAAGCATTGGCGCGGTGTATTTCGCCGGCGGCAATGAAGATGCCGCGGCGTTGCTGAGCCGCGCGGCGGCGGCGGTCAATATTGGCTTTCAGGACGGCACCCATGAGCATGTGATGCCACTTTCAGGCCAGGGACCATCCAGGAGGTCGGTTGACGGATGTAGCCGATAA
- a CDS encoding YceH family protein encodes MIEFNLSQFEARVLGVLAEKQFLTPDIYPLSLNAIVNACNQLSNRDPVMSLGEETIEACLKRLQDNHVAQTYYPAGSRVAKYQHMMREVFSLDDSKLAILTLLMLRGPQTCGELRGRTARMYPFASVESVERSLLDLAANEPPLVMQLPRAPGTKESRWAHLLSGEVAVERQEIAARMNIGGASTVEGTAGDRVTHLEADVASLREEVTWLTEELAKFKKQFE; translated from the coding sequence ATGATCGAATTCAATCTCTCCCAGTTTGAAGCCCGCGTGTTGGGCGTACTCGCGGAAAAACAATTCCTCACGCCGGACATCTATCCGCTGTCACTCAATGCGATCGTCAACGCATGCAATCAGTTGAGCAATCGCGACCCGGTCATGAGCCTGGGAGAGGAGACCATCGAAGCATGCCTGAAGCGGCTTCAGGATAATCATGTCGCGCAAACCTACTATCCGGCGGGCAGCCGGGTGGCGAAGTATCAGCACATGATGCGCGAAGTGTTTTCTCTCGATGATTCGAAACTCGCCATACTCACCTTGCTAATGCTGCGTGGTCCGCAAACCTGCGGCGAACTACGTGGGCGCACGGCGCGCATGTATCCGTTTGCCTCGGTTGAAAGCGTCGAGCGCTCGTTGCTCGACCTCGCCGCCAACGAGCCGCCATTGGTGATGCAACTGCCGCGTGCGCCAGGCACCAAGGAATCGCGCTGGGCACATCTGCTATCGGGAGAAGTCGCGGTGGAGCGGCAGGAGATCGCCGCACGCATGAATATTGGAGGCGCGTCGACGGTTGAAGGCACTGCGGGTGATCGTGTCACACATCTTGAAGCAGACGTCGCGTCACTGCGGGAGGAAGTCACTTGGCTGACGGAAGAATTGGCGAAATTCAAGAAGCAATTTGAATAG
- a CDS encoding glyoxylate/hydroxypyruvate reductase A: MKIVFYSPGKNPQPWQDCLADRMPAAELWAWTPECANRQADYAVVWAPPLELFETQTKLKAVFVLGAGADRITMRPEVSRLLNGTAIVRLNDAGMAVQMAEYVCHALFRHAREFAVYAAQQSQQEWKTRPEIDRAEWPVGVMGLGAMGERVARSVASFEYPTFGWSRTSKTLPGVTTFYGQESLDEFLSGVRVLVCVLPLTLATRGILNARTLGRLKSPGYLINVARGAHLVETDLLALLDGGKLAGATLDVFGEEPLPVTHPFWMHPRIDLTPHISAITLREESIRQIAEKIHALEQGKPIEGVVSMDRGY; this comes from the coding sequence ATGAAAATCGTTTTCTATTCACCTGGAAAAAATCCGCAGCCATGGCAGGATTGCCTCGCCGATCGCATGCCGGCAGCCGAACTGTGGGCGTGGACGCCTGAATGCGCCAATCGCCAGGCCGACTATGCCGTCGTGTGGGCGCCGCCACTGGAGTTGTTCGAAACCCAAACCAAATTGAAAGCGGTATTTGTCCTGGGTGCGGGCGCGGATCGCATCACAATGCGACCGGAGGTTTCGCGCCTTCTCAACGGCACTGCCATCGTCAGGCTGAACGACGCGGGGATGGCGGTGCAAATGGCGGAGTATGTGTGTCACGCGCTGTTTCGTCATGCACGAGAGTTTGCCGTTTATGCTGCGCAGCAGAGCCAACAAGAATGGAAAACACGGCCCGAAATCGATCGCGCTGAATGGCCGGTAGGTGTAATGGGACTGGGCGCCATGGGTGAGCGCGTTGCGCGATCCGTTGCATCGTTTGAATATCCGACTTTCGGGTGGTCGCGCACGTCAAAGACGTTGCCTGGCGTGACCACATTTTACGGGCAGGAAAGCCTTGATGAATTCCTTTCCGGCGTGCGGGTGCTGGTCTGCGTGTTGCCGTTGACGTTAGCGACCAGAGGCATTCTCAATGCCCGCACGCTTGGGAGACTGAAATCGCCGGGCTATCTGATTAATGTCGCGCGTGGCGCGCACCTCGTGGAAACAGATCTTCTCGCCCTGCTGGATGGCGGAAAACTGGCCGGGGCGACGCTTGATGTGTTTGGCGAAGAGCCGCTGCCCGTCACTCACCCATTCTGGATGCATCCGAGAATCGATCTCACACCGCATATTTCGGCTATCACGCTACGTGAGGAAAGCATCCGGCAAATCGCCGAAAAAATTCATGCCCTGGAACAAGGGAAACCCATTGAGGGCGTCGTCTCGATGGATCGAGGATATTGA
- a CDS encoding saccharopine dehydrogenase NADP-binding domain-containing protein, giving the protein MAAKLKNVAVLGLGKVGSLVGTLLTRSGFLVTGIDANPPAGLPFDARTQDMSNPAALKTVLAGQDAVISCLPFHLNVEIARIAHASAMHYFDLTEDVPTTKAILEMARTAKSVMAPQCGLAPGFIGILGADLASHFDVLRSIELRVGALPQHPRGKLGYALNWSPEGVINEYINDCEVIRNGHPQMVPALEGLEIILVHGLVLEAFTTSGGLGTMCETYFGKVQELNYKTMRYPGHCELMKFLLNELYLRNDREVASKLLKNALPAVDEDVVFVHAAVEGQKDGRLSRDEYVRAYPAMQLEGRSWRAISWTTAASICAVVEMVAAGSLPEHGFIKQEEIPFDKFLATQNGSLYRTADSVAGGPIFSA; this is encoded by the coding sequence ATGGCTGCAAAACTGAAAAATGTCGCGGTGCTCGGGCTTGGCAAGGTGGGGAGCCTGGTCGGTACTCTCTTAACGCGTTCGGGATTTCTGGTCACCGGCATCGACGCCAATCCGCCTGCCGGCCTGCCGTTCGATGCGCGAACCCAGGACATGTCAAATCCGGCCGCGCTTAAAACCGTCCTGGCCGGGCAGGACGCCGTGATTTCCTGCCTGCCGTTTCACTTGAACGTCGAGATTGCGCGCATCGCACATGCGTCGGCCATGCACTATTTCGATCTGACCGAGGATGTGCCCACCACCAAAGCCATTCTGGAAATGGCCCGTACCGCAAAAAGTGTGATGGCCCCGCAATGCGGGCTGGCGCCGGGGTTCATCGGTATTCTCGGTGCGGATCTTGCGAGTCATTTCGATGTGCTGCGTTCGATCGAGTTGCGCGTCGGCGCCCTTCCCCAACATCCGCGCGGCAAGCTCGGCTATGCGCTCAATTGGTCTCCCGAGGGCGTGATCAATGAATACATAAACGATTGCGAAGTCATCCGCAATGGCCACCCGCAAATGGTGCCAGCGCTTGAGGGCCTGGAAATCATTCTGGTCCACGGGCTGGTGCTGGAGGCATTCACCACATCGGGCGGGCTGGGCACCATGTGCGAAACGTATTTTGGCAAAGTGCAGGAGCTCAACTATAAAACCATGCGCTATCCCGGCCACTGCGAATTGATGAAATTCCTTTTGAACGAGCTTTATCTACGCAATGATCGCGAAGTGGCCAGCAAACTGCTGAAAAATGCATTGCCTGCGGTCGACGAAGATGTCGTATTTGTGCACGCCGCGGTCGAAGGACAGAAAGACGGTCGGCTGTCACGCGACGAGTACGTTCGCGCTTATCCCGCCATGCAGCTTGAAGGCCGCAGCTGGCGGGCGATCTCGTGGACGACCGCGGCGAGCATATGCGCGGTCGTTGAGATGGTGGCCGCAGGTTCGCTACCGGAACACGGCTTCATCAAGCAGGAAGAAATTCCCTTCGACAAATTCCTCGCCACGCAAAATGGCTCACTTTACCGGACCGCGGACAGCGTCGCGGGAGGCCCAATCTTCAGCGCGTAG
- the solA gene encoding N-methyl-L-tryptophan oxidase, translated as MGSATLFRLARLGIDVVGIDQYSPPHAHGSTHGETRITREAVGEGASFVPLVMRSHVLWREIERETGRHLFRQCGGLVLARAGGQSRMHGQMDFLGNTIKLAAQFGIAHELLDAGAMQSRYPQLLLTGDESGYFEPGAGYLLPEACVTAQLELARAAGARIRFGEQVRTIRTEGGRAIVETDQATYSPGITIVCVGPWMPQLMAGKPSRNLVVRRQVLHWFDSVNLRDYAPERFPIFIWHWGSADTDVFYGFPDVGGGVKVATEQIIVHTTPQTVVREVDPSESESMFSVHVSGRLRGMKPGAVKAATCLYTNSPDANFLIDRLPDCPGVIVVSACSGHGFKHSAAIGEAVAEMAMTNSTPAILKAFSA; from the coding sequence ATGGGTAGCGCCACGCTATTCCGGCTGGCTCGACTCGGTATCGACGTAGTGGGCATCGATCAGTATTCACCGCCGCACGCGCACGGTTCCACGCACGGAGAAACCCGCATCACGCGCGAGGCGGTTGGCGAGGGCGCGTCCTTTGTGCCGTTGGTGATGCGTTCTCATGTGCTATGGCGCGAGATCGAGCGCGAGACCGGACGGCACCTGTTTCGGCAGTGCGGCGGATTGGTACTTGCGCGCGCGGGCGGGCAAAGCCGCATGCACGGACAGATGGATTTTCTGGGCAACACGATCAAACTGGCAGCGCAATTCGGCATTGCCCATGAATTGCTGGATGCAGGTGCGATGCAGTCGCGTTACCCGCAACTCCTGCTCACGGGAGACGAGTCGGGCTACTTCGAGCCAGGCGCCGGATACCTGTTGCCCGAGGCCTGTGTCACCGCGCAACTTGAACTGGCACGTGCCGCCGGCGCGCGCATCCGGTTTGGCGAACAGGTGCGCACGATCAGGACTGAAGGTGGCCGTGCCATCGTCGAAACCGACCAGGCAACGTACTCGCCGGGCATTACCATTGTCTGCGTGGGGCCGTGGATGCCGCAGTTGATGGCGGGCAAACCGTCGCGAAATTTGGTGGTGCGGCGTCAGGTGTTGCACTGGTTTGATTCAGTGAATCTCCGCGACTACGCCCCGGAGAGGTTTCCCATCTTTATCTGGCATTGGGGTAGCGCCGACACCGATGTCTTCTACGGTTTTCCCGATGTGGGTGGCGGCGTGAAAGTGGCGACGGAGCAGATTATCGTGCACACCACGCCGCAGACCGTTGTACGCGAGGTCGATCCTTCCGAGAGCGAATCGATGTTTAGTGTCCACGTCTCGGGGCGATTACGCGGCATGAAGCCCGGCGCCGTCAAAGCCGCCACCTGTCTTTACACCAATTCGCCGGATGCCAATTTCCTGATTGACCGTTTGCCGGATTGCCCCGGTGTCATTGTCGTATCGGCCTGTTCGGGACACGGCTTTAAACACTCTGCCGCCATCGGCGAAGCGGTCGCGGAAATGGCAATGACCAATTCGACGCCAGCAATCCTGAAAGCATTTTCAGCATGA
- a CDS encoding dienelactone hydrolase family protein, translating into MQRMTANDFAPEVLKLFDQYVHGLIDRRGFLNGATRYAVGGVTATMLLDMLNPKFAEAQQIKTDDVRIKARYVEYASPDGYGKMRGYLVMPAKAPGKLPGVLVVHENRGLNPHTEDVARRMALENFIAFAPDALFPLGGYPGDEDKARELFAKLEQTKTRNDFVAAAAYLKALPECAGKVGAVGFCWGGSLANILATRIADLGCAVPFYGGQPSTEDAAKIKAPLLIHYAENDERINAGWPAYESVLKAAGVKYEMFKYPGTQHGFLNDTTPRFDAAAAKLAWKRTVEFFDRNLRG; encoded by the coding sequence ATGCAACGCATGACTGCAAATGATTTCGCCCCTGAAGTGCTGAAGCTGTTTGACCAATATGTGCACGGCCTGATAGACAGGCGGGGTTTCCTGAATGGCGCAACGCGTTACGCAGTGGGTGGCGTGACGGCGACGATGTTGCTGGATATGCTGAACCCGAAATTCGCCGAGGCGCAGCAGATCAAGACCGATGATGTGCGCATCAAGGCCCGCTACGTCGAATACGCCTCTCCCGACGGCTACGGCAAGATGCGCGGCTACCTGGTGATGCCGGCCAAGGCGCCCGGTAAGCTGCCGGGTGTGCTGGTGGTGCACGAGAATCGCGGCCTGAATCCGCACACTGAAGATGTGGCGCGGCGGATGGCGCTGGAGAATTTCATCGCCTTCGCGCCCGATGCGCTGTTTCCGCTCGGCGGCTATCCGGGCGACGAAGACAAGGCGCGCGAATTGTTCGCCAAACTAGAGCAGACAAAGACGCGCAACGATTTCGTCGCCGCCGCGGCCTACCTGAAAGCACTGCCCGAATGCGCCGGCAAAGTTGGTGCGGTCGGCTTCTGCTGGGGCGGCAGCTTGGCCAACATCCTCGCGACGCGCATCGCCGACCTGGGCTGCGCGGTACCCTTTTATGGCGGCCAGCCTTCGACCGAGGATGCGGCAAAAATCAAGGCGCCGCTGCTGATTCATTACGCAGAGAATGATGAGCGCATCAACGCCGGCTGGCCCGCCTACGAATCGGTGCTCAAGGCCGCCGGAGTGAAGTACGAAATGTTCAAGTATCCAGGGACGCAGCATGGCTTCCTGAACGATACGACGCCGCGCTTCGACGCGGCCGCCGCGAAACTTGCGTGGAAACGCACGGTTGAGTTTTTCGACAGGAATCTGCGGGGTTAG
- a CDS encoding DEAD/DEAH box helicase, producing MSFASLNLIPELLRAVAEEGYTEATPIQAQAIPEILAGRDIMGCAQTGTGKTAGFTLPLLQLLAPHASTSTSPARHPVRALVLVPTRELAAQVEESVRTYGKYVPLRIAVVYGGIDIKPQLKALHVGVEIVVATPGRLLDHLEQKSINLSQVQILVLDEADRMLDMGFLPDLKRILSVLPPQRQNLMFSATFSEDIKRLANQIMRNPTLIEVARRNAPSELVTHSAYEIPAGHKHALLAHLIRTRDMQQVLIFTRKKIDADRLSRQLQRDGLLATAIHSDRSQAERTIALDDFKTGKSKILVATEVAARGLDIDQLPFVINYELPHTPEDYVHRIGRTGRAGMTGEAISLVSPDEMEYLVNIEKLLKRAIPRIPAPELGEQKRVGRSSSTSGRPRSTSTTTAEPIDREEARRQRTIREAKESGRSRPRGEGGGRGGRSEREVSSASSASTNLPHFDFSKPYESTGKTVPAAPDAESASGHKRKTARPTGALLGGARRKTEESS from the coding sequence ATGTCATTTGCTTCGTTGAATCTAATACCCGAATTGCTTCGTGCGGTCGCCGAAGAAGGCTATACCGAGGCCACGCCGATCCAGGCACAAGCCATTCCTGAAATCCTCGCGGGTCGCGACATCATGGGTTGCGCGCAGACCGGCACCGGCAAGACGGCGGGTTTTACGCTACCGTTGCTGCAGTTACTGGCGCCACACGCCAGCACCAGCACTTCGCCCGCGCGCCATCCGGTGCGCGCACTGGTGCTCGTACCAACGCGTGAACTGGCCGCACAGGTCGAAGAATCTGTCCGCACGTACGGCAAATATGTGCCGCTTCGAATCGCCGTTGTCTACGGTGGCATCGATATCAAACCGCAATTGAAGGCGCTGCATGTCGGCGTCGAAATTGTCGTTGCCACGCCGGGGCGACTGCTTGATCACCTTGAGCAGAAAAGCATCAATCTTTCGCAGGTGCAGATCCTCGTGCTCGACGAAGCCGACCGCATGCTCGACATGGGCTTTCTGCCGGATCTGAAACGCATATTGAGCGTGCTGCCCCCGCAGCGCCAGAACCTGATGTTCTCCGCAACTTTTTCGGAAGACATCAAGCGACTCGCCAACCAGATCATGCGCAATCCAACGCTGATCGAAGTCGCGCGCCGCAATGCGCCGTCTGAATTGGTGACGCATTCGGCTTATGAAATTCCCGCCGGCCACAAGCATGCGTTGCTGGCCCACCTGATCCGTACGCGCGACATGCAACAGGTGCTGATCTTCACTCGAAAGAAGATCGATGCCGATCGTCTTTCGCGCCAGTTGCAGCGCGATGGACTGCTCGCGACAGCCATTCATAGCGACCGATCGCAGGCTGAGCGCACCATTGCGCTGGATGATTTCAAGACCGGCAAATCGAAAATCCTCGTCGCCACCGAAGTCGCCGCGCGCGGACTCGATATCGACCAGTTGCCATTCGTGATCAATTACGAACTGCCGCATACGCCGGAAGATTATGTGCACCGCATCGGTCGCACCGGCCGCGCCGGCATGACCGGCGAAGCGATATCGCTGGTAAGCCCGGACGAGATGGAGTATCTCGTCAACATCGAAAAACTCCTGAAGCGGGCGATACCGCGTATCCCCGCGCCCGAATTGGGTGAGCAGAAACGTGTGGGCCGCAGCAGCAGTACGTCCGGCCGCCCGCGTTCGACCAGCACCACCACAGCGGAGCCGATCGACCGCGAAGAAGCGCGGCGTCAACGCACCATTCGCGAGGCGAAAGAATCCGGTCGCTCGCGCCCACGCGGCGAAGGCGGTGGACGCGGTGGACGGTCCGAGCGCGAGGTATCTTCCGCTTCCAGTGCGTCGACCAATCTTCCGCATTTCGATTTCAGCAAGCCCTATGAGTCAACGGGGAAAACCGTCCCTGCGGCACCCGACGCGGAATCGGCGTCAGGTCACAAGCGCAAGACCGCACGGCCCACCGGTGCGCTGCTCGGTGGCGCGCGACGCAAGACGGAGGAGTCGTCGTAG